CATACCTTTGATGGAAGTACCTGGTTTCATCTCCCCTTACACATAATTAGACTTATAGATTCCTATGGAAAGCAAGTGTGAGTCAGGTGGAGTTCTATTTTGTGTAACATTGTGAAGTACTGTAACATGATGTTAATCATGTACTGTAACTCCTTTTGGAATTTTAAAGCAGTGAAAAAGACACTTAAGAAACATCATAGGGTGATTGTGCATTAATGCAACAACATTTCCCCACTCAATACTAAAGGTTAACCTTTAACTCAACAGCTATTAGTTGCTATTATAATCTATATTTAAATGATGGGGATTATAaggttttttaaaactttttttgttttcaaatgcagATACTATTGTAGGACAAGTAAATGCCACAGACCGAGATGCGCCTAATACACTTTTTAGTCAAGTGAATTACAGAATTGTTTCCAACACTGACCTGTTCAGGATTCAACCAGAAACAGGAGTTGTGTATACAGTGTCTACTGCATTAGATAGAGAGGTGAGTTCATTATGATTCAAAAGctatacattcatttatttattattatttttacatttttgtacaaaattattttatatgGTAGAGTAATTATTCAATTACATATCCAATTTCAGTATTTTTGTATGATTAAAATAAGTTTACACTTATACCCATGAAAAAGTCCTATACTACTTTATTATGAAGCATCTAGGCGCAATGTACTTGCTTATGGtagtgtttacaaaaaaaaaaaaaaacaccaatgaaTTAGATCCAGCTGATCAATTAcagttgtttgattttatttgtttttttcagacaaaagaCACCTATGAAATTGAAGTAGAAGCCATGGATTGTAAAGGTCTATCTTATGGACTGTCAAGTACAGGAACTGTTACAATTGTATTAAGAGACAGAAATGACAATCCACCAACATTCAAAGCCAGCAAAGTAAGTTGAAACCAACCTGAGTAAAGAGATAGCGTTAAGCAGTAGTCAAAGTAACATGCCACCATGCCTAGGGGACTGTTGGAAGGATCCCCTGTGCTTGTCTTTCTGAATATGTGAGGGATTCAAAAACTTCATAAGTGCAATCAGTGCACATGGGTGACGTGTGCGCAAGATGACATTTTACAaactctgattggttgatttcttacACATGATGTATATacagagaaccacttatccaattggaAAGAAACTGGAATTTAACGTATGAGAATCTGTAGACAGACGAGGTTACCTATCTGTGTATCTACAGTAGTGCACTTTATATTTCTGCACAATTTGTAAATGTCACACGTACATTTTTTCCAAGCACTTATGTGGTGGATATGGGCCATAAtcatctactttttcatgatactgatgttTCAAATGATCTATTTACTGGTGTGGAGGAGAATAACTGTTACTAACATACTGTACTTATTCCTTTACAGTATGAAGCGGTAGTTGAAGAAAATAAGAAAGATGTTCTTCTTTTACGAATTCCAGTGGATGACAGGGATTTAGTTAATACATCGAATTGGAAAGCTAAGTTTGTTATAAACAAGGGTAATGAAAATGGAAATTTTAGAATTGAAACAGACCCTGTCACAAATGAAGGACTCCTGTATGTTATTAAGGTAAGCagaatcatttatttaaatatatttagaaatgtcAGGTGCATTAGAAAACAATTCATTAGAACTTTCTACACATGTAAATTATTAAAATTCCATAAAGTACTGAGATGGACAGTTCAGAGGATCAATCTATTCAATGCATAAAACATTCTGAACAAAGGGTTCCCATTGACTGCTTTGTataatttccattaaaaaaaaaattctaacttttttttaaatgttaatttcaACCCCCTTACTGTGCAGTTATATGATTCAAGTTTCTCCATACAGTATTACTCTTCATTAACTGGTACTTGAAGCTGATCTGTAACATATAACTGCACTTTTCTAGGATACATTTCTTACATTGGTCTAGTTGTTCATGGTGTCTTTTGAAACTCCCTGCTGTTCTATTATGCTTTGATATTGACTCAGAAACATGTACACATAAGATCTGCATTTTAAGTTACACAATATTGtaatacactgcaacacacatgCTAACAGTTatgaaatattttacatttgctgACTTTAAAATAagtataggattttttttttattaaaagtaaaaaagttttctttaaaaaaaaaaaaagtgtaaatctGGTTTTGGTGTAAAAACCTATATATAAAcctatttttctactctgatgcattatgagcatcaacaatttactcaaagcttcCACTAATGTTTTCTACTATTGTAACAACCTTGACTTAAGAAGGAGAAAcattgattttcaaggtgtggtatccgaagcataatcaacaagtacagagaaacatcatctataattgacaaacccaggactggaagacccaaaaaactgtctaacaaggatgagcaatactggaagataatatccttaaggaatagaaagaagacaagtgttgaattgacaacagaactggcagaaggcacaggtgttgttgtctatccatcaacagtccaaagcacctttgaccattgttctgtTGATTTGAGTTGATTtatacttgttgattatgcttcggataccacaccttgaaaattgagtgatgcaagctatttcactcaatgtttttccttctttatgcaagtcaagattgttataataatagaaaacactagtggaggctttgagtatattgttgatgctcataatgcaacagagtagaaaaatgcaacatgtctaagacttttgcacagcagtgtacatctGTCCATGTCTTTGACAATTCTTTAAAGGTAATActatattgtttatattttaaacttgttttacagCCTTTGGACTATGAGAAAAATGCAGTTGTAAAGCTGGAGGTGGCAGCTGAGAATGAAGCAGGACTGGTAGGCAGTAATAAAAATTGGGCCACCATTCCAGTGAATGTGAATGTGACAAATGTGGACGAGGGCCCAGAATTCGACCCAGCTAATTTGTTTCTTCGCATTAAAGAAAACGAGCCAAACGGAACCATTATTGGGACCTACAGTGCATTGGACCCAGATACTAAAACCAGTGATGGTATACTGTAAGGAAACCCTTCTTTTTAATGCATGCAATTCATCTACATTTTTTGTTaaagtatatttatattttatgtcaTTCATATATTTCTTCTATGGGTTATgaatacaaatttaaaacaaaatctgatacAGTACTTTTCTGGTAATGCAAGtcccaagaaaaaagaaaaaaaaaagttagatttaaaaaaaaaacaaacatacatatactgtagctttaaatctcgcaagcgtgtaCAATCCTCCCTGTCTATACAGCCTCCAATAATATTATACTATTGGAGACTCCACAGACAGAGGATTGtacttgcgagatttaaagctatattacagttagataagGAGGATTGTACATGCTaatcacatttaaaacagaattagaaATTGTGGACGAAATTGTTAAATgcctacacacacaaaaaccgcagaagaatatgcctgtgaTCATAATAATTTTGTTGCGGAAAACAGCAAAGAAACAAGGTACTAGTGTTCAAATACTGTCAAGTTATAATACATATTGTGCCAAGAAAATACAGTCAAGAATTTTGGGAAGTAACCGAAAAGCATAATCtcatatagtatataaaaagcaaaagccctaaaataaaaaaaaaaaagaaaaatcagggTATCAACATAACTCaaatatctaaaaataaacacagacaaatgtaattaataaacacagaaaaacagaagcacaAATATACCTTATCATTACATCTGCTgattataaaaacagaaaaacatactGCACAGCCAATGttatctgtattatttaaattaataaatacagtttGCATGGGGTTTTTAATACCTTTGTTCTAGTAGTGAAAGTAAGCCTTGCCTTTTTATTTATGCTTTCACcacagtgattttttttgtttgttttttgctgttctaAGTTTAGGGTAAAACAATTAAATTTTTGGTGTTTCCGGTTTAACAGATATTATGAAACCTCAGACCCTGCATCATGGCTAGAAGTCGAAGAAACCACTGGCAAACTCTGTGTAGTTGGCAGCATGGATAGAGAGTCATCATTTGTGACAAACGGCATATACAATGTCACAGTCAAAGCTGTCGACCGGAGTAAGTAAACCGCTTGATAGTCTTGTAATATTTTCAAATCCATGATTCAAATAATCAGTTCTAAACTTCCACATATTCCATATATGATATGAGAGTATGTCTATTGTAGCTTAACTTATTGTGGACAATTGTTGAAGCTATTCcacctactgtgtgtgtgtgtgtgtgtgtgtgtgtgtgtgtgtgtgtgtgtgtgtgtgtgtgtgtgtgtgtgtgtgtatttattttatttttttatagcacaATATTATCAGAGCTATTGTATTCTATATTATGGGAACTGGTGTGGACTTCTACAattttaaaactgcagttactACACCTTTAAGACAAAGCTACTTAACTTTTGTTCTTAATCGCTTTAGGTTCAAAAACAGGTACCGGGACAGTAGTGATACATTTAGAAGATGAAAATGATAACAGCCCTATCATCACCAATAAAGACTTGACGATTTGTGAGCATTATGGACAGTTAGGATCTGTAAAGGTTGAAGCAGAGGATAAAGATGATGTGCCTTTTTCATCTCCTTTTGTATTTGGCTTCCCAAAGAACCATGATCAAAATTGGAAGATAACAAATGAAGAAGGTAtggaaatattattttattgcacATCAAAACCTTTAAAAGCCAATGGAATGGGTGCCAGATGCTACATTATTAAAGCTTTATTGACATCCCTTAATAAAGTTtaaaagcatggcacagtgtagtaaaccatagtgaaagcacagtaaagggatttggtaaaacatattaaacacatGTACAACTGTCAAAACATTCTGAATGATCTGGTGCTGCACAAAATATATGTATGTAGATAAAAATGTCCCAGGCTAGCAATGTACCCATACACCAAAAAATGTGTCGGAGGGGGTTGAAGAACTTAATACAATGTTCAGTCATTTGGATTGCTCAGCAGTCATTTGATCTAAACCCATTGTGGGTTTATGGAATTAACAATGGTTCATAGAATAAGAAGTGCACATTTGATGGGCACCCAACGTGTTAAGTGAAGATGACATAGGGTTTTTGGTATTTTGGTTTTCAAgtttgtttatactgtataattatAGATATTTTGTTAGTACCACATTTACTCTTGCCTTTATTCAGCAATTGTCTTTTGGTCTGATTTAACAAAAATGTCATACAATATGTATCTCTTCcaatatttattcattaattaatgttttcttttagccaCTTCCATGAGCCTTGAACAAGCAAGGGAACTACCTTCTGGTACTTACAATGTCCCTGTGATTATTCGTGATCAACAAGGGAAAAGTGAACAACAGAGCATAACAATCAGAATCTGCAAATGCAGCAATGGGCAGTGTGTCACAAGTCCAATCTCAACTGCACTTGGAGTATGGGGGATCCTGGCATTGTTGTTAGGGATAGCATTATTATTAATGCTGCTCTGTAAGTATAATactttatatttgaaatgttgttttACGACATGCAGTAACTAAGAAACACAAAATGCAAAAGTGTTGAACAATGTACATTAAACAACCTAGCATCGTATCTCCTTGGAGCAATTTTCTTTTGTATGTGAATCTGTCATAACTTTGGGCTGGCATGTCTGCATTTGCAACGTTATAGCTACAAACTAATTGTATTTTAATCGGTAATAGATAGTGATATTGAGCATGACGCGATGTTATGAATTTAACAGAAATATGTACCGGCTTATGTTACTCAAGTCATTAGAAGTAATAATTATAATGCAGAATATTATCTGACTATATTGGATTTGCTGACCATAAGGCTATGGTATATAAAAAAGTATATGTGCACTCAATtgcttcttccagttttcaagtgaagtTCTTAcaagtttatttaattaaaaacaagcaaacaaaaatgaAGAGAATGCGAAGCTGACGAAGACACGTTGTCGAAACCCATGGTCTCAGGACTGGTGTGAGGTCACGCACATAACCGTAGTGAGGGAATACAATGGGATACAATGACAATAGGTCTATATGTACATGTACATGTATATGTGACTCGTTTAATCAGATTAATAACTTTATTCTTCccttatattttattacaagtaacttTAAAATTCTGAGcaagttcagaaaaataaaccaGCTTGAAATACGTTATACACTCAaacaacactattctctggcaatgCACgacatgaaaagtaaaataatatatatataacagctgGCGTAAACTTAGTTATTATAGTACAGTTAAACATCAAAGTTTAACTGTACTATAATAAAGCAGGTGTGTatagtaccttactatagatcttgtGACTATACCATAGCAAAAGCATATTTGATGGAAGTCTGCACAGTATTTGGCCGATAAACTGTACAAACTGCCATAAGACCTACAACCATTTGCATCCACGAAGGCTCATAGAGTGCTGAGACTTGTGAAATTTACAGATTCACTGTGCCATTTTCTGTGTCTTTCTTGACagcttttcccgctgtcatgcCATGGCTGTACGCGctacatcactgctgtttctgaAACAATCGAAcattcttgtattttatttttaaacactcaaACGCTCAAAGCCAGTGGAGCTGAAGCAAAGACGCAAATAGCAACAGACCAGTGACAGCACACGCGGGCGTGCAGTGTCAATCTGTGACATTTGCTGCTTTGTAATTGGCTGTACCTCGTAGCAACTAGAATGACACTTGGGCTGCATCATCCTGAATGAGTTGTCCGGTCGAGTACAACCTGCTGCATTATGCAAGTagccaaattaaaatgcaatgtacgGGACCGCGCAGCTTCATGCAATTAAGCGAAATATGCATTTAGCCGATATGCATTTAACCGtatcatacaatcatagaaaatgttGCACTAAAAAACGGGCCCAGCTGCATGCTTGCAATTAAGCaatttatgcaattatccaatatgcaaataagtggagttgACTGTgtgttatatgtgtgtgtgtgtgtataatataattTGCCACAACATGATCTCTTACACTATTATattgtagtccactgaaagagttcACTTTAAGAGCAGGGCTCAAGCATCCATGTGAGCACTTCATCCGTACGCAGTGGTTTTAGAACATCATTAATTAATCTTTTGTATTATTGAGAAATAACAGAATGGTTGATTTCTGTAGAAAACAATGGAAGAGTAAAGTCTGgtttttgtataataataataataatgtaatagcaGCTGTAAATCAGTTTATAATCCATTCGAACCTGTCAGAATTCTATTGTGAtctatttaacatgtatttatctgAACAGCTTGAAAATaacatgtacagtaaaatgttattgatttattttatgatttaaTGGAGATATTTTAATGGCATATTAAACAGGTACAATAAATGTGTGCTTTGTAACTAAAATAAAGGGATGTTTTCCTTAGACTAAATACATTTTACCTAATCAGGTATTTTGCTAACCTGTTTCTGTGGGGAGAAGAAAGAAACAGTAGACGTTGATAATGGAGCTGAGGCAGTGCTTATCAAGTCTAATACAGAGGGACCAGGTGAAGAAGTAATGGTAAGTTTAACATTGATACACCATCAACTgtagtaatgtattttttacgCCTGTTCAAAGTTTAtgattaataaaaacatgaaataaaaatatattgtacattTAAGGAAGTGTATTACTACTTATTTGGTAAATGCAGTTTTTTGGTCTGGAGGTTATTTTAAAGATCATCTGGTCTTCCTTGTGAAAGGACATTGTCTTCACTTGTTTAAATACCACGAAGCCTATCTTTATTAGGACCAGACACAACAGAAAACAATCGAATGACTTGGACCTGCTTTCTcacttaggctgggaccaaatcaaaactttgacaaccccgctaatcgcacttaacaaaactgtatttaatagcgttttcttt
The Acipenser ruthenus chromosome 3, fAciRut3.2 maternal haplotype, whole genome shotgun sequence genome window above contains:
- the LOC117394818 gene encoding desmocollin 2-like protein → MAVGTGYLLLGLSFMVSIISVKACVSTVEATVPKELKAGYIISEVNLQHCLNNTHLELTTSDPDFAIQQDGLLYAIHSTTIHSGERAFVIWLQDQQSHQKWKIDVTLSVEHNMVKREVTLKRSKRRWRPLPFSIRENDLGPFPKDVQQIQSDSSQNFNVLYKIYGKGVDQSPVGLFSVVPETGMLRVHRAVDREEISEYKFFAEAVSTDGVKRDRDLDVTVVVEDENDNRPEFAKVVVISVLEHSEIDTIVGQVNATDRDAPNTLFSQVNYRIVSNTDLFRIQPETGVVYTVSTALDRETKDTYEIEVEAMDCKGLSYGLSSTGTVTIVLRDRNDNPPTFKASKYEAVVEENKKDVLLLRIPVDDRDLVNTSNWKAKFVINKGNENGNFRIETDPVTNEGLLYVIKPLDYEKNAVVKLEVAAENEAGLVGSNKNWATIPVNVNVTNVDEGPEFDPANLFLRIKENEPNGTIIGTYSALDPDTKTSDGILYYETSDPASWLEVEETTGKLCVVGSMDRESSFVTNGIYNVTVKAVDRSSKTGTGTVVIHLEDENDNSPIITNKDLTICEHYGQLGSVKVEAEDKDDVPFSSPFVFGFPKNHDQNWKITNEEATSMSLEQARELPSGTYNVPVIIRDQQGKSEQQSITIRICKCSNGQCVTSPISTALGVWGILALLLGIALLLMLLCILLTCFCGEKKETVDVDNGAEAVLIKSNTEGPGEEVMASNFRAPAQHTTLDQESRFQQPSGGGVQDIRLSDFQKASNGYGGETLDGGMRNGPSSYLSATNSTMQNNYGQQFGGGVQHYADQNSTSIWRTNGLVIDQKLNGFVTEHDDRFAQDISHVYGFEGKGSLAGSVGCCSDLNDDSGLEFVNTLGPKFRTLAQVCRKK